One Dermatophagoides farinae isolate YC_2012a chromosome 1, ASM2471394v1, whole genome shotgun sequence genomic region harbors:
- the LOC124492380 gene encoding uncharacterized protein LOC124492380, with amino-acid sequence MESEIETNSYEPNRIIIEFEKRAKENEMNGKNMIPSKTTRLIEKFEKKAQGIDGDGRRGSVSNGQSMVNNMKKVFEPNSGQTDDDDTPDRVIPSGSTNKLIGMFQPTTSTSDQQQQQQQ; translated from the coding sequence ATGGAATCTGAAATCGAGACCAATAGCTACGAACCGAATCGTATTATTATAGAATTCGAAAAACGTgccaaagaaaatgaaatgaatggaaagaaTATGATACCATCAAAAACTACTCGTTTGATCGAAAAATTCGAGAAAAAAGCACAAGgcattgatggtgatggacGTCGAGGTTCTGTATCAAATGGCCAATCAATGGTgaataatatgaaaaaagttttcgaaCCAAATAGCGGAcaaacagatgatgatgatacaccAGATCGAGTGATACCATCGGGCAGTacgaataaattgattggaaTGTTTCAACCTACAACATCAACCtctgatcaacaacaacaacaacaacagtaa